A DNA window from Legionella sp. MW5194 contains the following coding sequences:
- a CDS encoding adenosine deaminase produces MLSLRHALLSFLVYQSSCFAHVNQYVDAIKHDPNSLYAFFKAMPKGGELHYHLAGGAYPEAMLAVAAKHDYCLDTATFAISKTTEACRGIPARELSQHPEIYANTVRAWSMKDFIPGAESGHDHFFASFMKFIPLVANHDAELLSEVMLRAADQHEHYMEIMILPDNGASIAFADPSFTLTEMAAMKTKLLANPGFRGTITKTVNKSDHLLNEAQSFLNCGQKPEQPVCGLTVRFQYYVLREQSLDKVFAQALHGFEAASRSKSLVAVNLVQPEDGYLSLRNYRGQMKIFEFLHKNYPEVPIALHAGELSPQDVVPADTRFHIRDAMLVGNARRIGHGVDIAHEENPDEIMRLLKERNMAVEINLISNKAILAIEGKQHPLNYYLKHQVPVVLSTDDEGILRTDLTAQYVEAVLHHQLDYATLKQINRNALTFSFLPGESLWNPSQPGVSVPQCKDLNSATCLNFIQGSQKAQLQRQLELQLAAFEKRYDQ; encoded by the coding sequence ATGTTGTCTTTACGCCATGCCCTATTGTCTTTTCTGGTTTATCAATCATCCTGCTTCGCTCATGTCAATCAGTATGTTGATGCAATCAAGCACGATCCCAATTCGCTTTATGCCTTTTTCAAAGCAATGCCCAAAGGCGGCGAACTGCATTACCACCTCGCTGGCGGCGCTTATCCTGAAGCGATGTTGGCTGTGGCTGCTAAACACGACTATTGTCTTGATACCGCGACCTTTGCCATCAGCAAAACTACGGAGGCCTGCCGCGGTATTCCTGCCAGGGAATTAAGCCAGCATCCGGAAATCTATGCCAACACAGTACGCGCCTGGTCGATGAAAGATTTTATTCCAGGTGCTGAGTCCGGCCATGATCATTTTTTTGCCTCCTTCATGAAATTTATCCCACTGGTGGCCAATCACGATGCCGAGTTATTGAGTGAAGTAATGTTGCGGGCTGCCGATCAGCATGAACACTACATGGAAATAATGATTCTACCCGACAATGGGGCATCCATCGCGTTCGCCGATCCGTCGTTTACCTTAACCGAGATGGCAGCGATGAAAACGAAGCTTCTCGCTAACCCGGGATTTAGGGGCACCATCACTAAAACAGTCAACAAATCCGATCATCTGCTTAACGAGGCGCAATCCTTCCTTAACTGCGGGCAGAAGCCTGAACAGCCGGTTTGCGGTTTAACCGTCCGGTTTCAATATTATGTGTTAAGAGAACAAAGCCTGGATAAAGTATTTGCCCAGGCGCTGCATGGGTTTGAGGCCGCATCGCGTTCCAAATCACTGGTTGCTGTTAATCTGGTGCAACCGGAAGACGGTTATTTGTCGTTAAGGAATTACCGTGGACAAATGAAAATTTTTGAATTTCTGCACAAGAACTACCCCGAAGTACCCATTGCCCTCCATGCCGGTGAATTGTCGCCACAAGACGTTGTCCCGGCCGATACCCGTTTTCACATTCGTGACGCCATGTTAGTCGGCAATGCCAGGCGCATCGGCCATGGAGTCGACATCGCCCATGAAGAAAATCCTGACGAAATCATGCGCCTTTTAAAGGAAAGGAACATGGCCGTGGAAATTAATTTAATCAGTAATAAAGCCATTCTTGCGATTGAAGGTAAACAACACCCGCTTAATTACTACTTAAAGCACCAGGTGCCTGTCGTCCTTTCCACTGACGATGAAGGCATTTTACGCACGGATTTAACCGCCCAGTACGTTGAAGCCGTATTACACCATCAACTGGATTATGCAACGCTTAAACAGATTAACCGCAATGCCCTGACCTTCAGTTTCCTACCCGGAGAAAGTTTATGGAATCCGAGTCAGCCCGGAGTCAGCGTGCCGCAATGCAAGGATTTAAACAGCGCGACGTGCCTGAACTTCATTCAAGGCAGTCAGAAGGCCCAATTGCAGCGTCAACTGGAATTGCAACTGGCGGCATTTGAAAAGCGGTATGATCAGTAG
- a CDS encoding adenylosuccinate synthase, translating into MGKNVVVVGTQWGDEGKGKIVDLLTHDVNVVVRYQGGHNAGHTLKIKGEKTVLRLIPSGMLRPHVQCYIANGVVLAPDALLTEIKELEGKGIDVRTRLHISQACPLILPCHIALDKARETHKGSTAIGTTGRGIGPAYEDKIARRAIKVSDLFHPQRFEAKLKELLQYHNFVLKNYYNQPEVALQPLLDEAARWARELKDMVCDVTTRLHEHREQGDSILFEGAQGVYLDIDHGTYPFVTSSNTCVGSVVNGAGFGPRYLDYVLGITKAYTTRVGGGPFPTELHDEVGKQLASRGNEFGAVTGRPRRCGWFDAVLLRRSIELNSISGLCLTKLDVLDGLDVLKIAVAYRDCEGKLLTRPPQSADDFAGLEPVYEEFPGWQESTADATSIEQLPANAIAYMRRIELLLGIPVAMLSTGPERDSTIVFEDPFSA; encoded by the coding sequence GGCCACAATGCGGGTCATACCCTAAAAATTAAAGGTGAAAAAACGGTCTTGCGTCTCATTCCCTCAGGCATGCTGCGTCCCCATGTGCAATGTTACATTGCTAATGGCGTCGTGTTAGCCCCCGACGCGTTGCTAACCGAGATTAAAGAGCTGGAAGGCAAGGGCATTGATGTCAGAACACGTCTGCACATCAGTCAGGCCTGCCCCCTCATCCTGCCTTGTCATATTGCTCTGGATAAAGCGCGTGAAACGCACAAGGGGAGCACCGCCATCGGTACGACAGGCCGCGGTATTGGTCCGGCCTATGAAGACAAGATAGCCCGCCGTGCCATTAAAGTCAGTGATTTGTTTCATCCGCAACGGTTTGAAGCCAAATTGAAGGAATTGCTGCAATACCATAATTTTGTGTTGAAAAATTATTATAACCAACCGGAAGTCGCGCTGCAGCCGTTGCTGGATGAGGCGGCGCGTTGGGCTCGCGAATTAAAAGACATGGTCTGTGACGTCACCACCCGCCTGCATGAACACCGTGAGCAGGGTGACTCTATTTTGTTTGAGGGCGCGCAAGGGGTTTATCTGGATATTGATCACGGTACCTATCCTTTCGTGACCTCGTCCAATACCTGCGTAGGCAGCGTGGTAAACGGCGCTGGTTTTGGCCCCCGTTACCTGGATTATGTTCTGGGGATCACCAAAGCCTACACCACCCGTGTCGGGGGCGGCCCATTCCCGACGGAACTGCATGATGAGGTGGGCAAACAGTTGGCTTCGCGCGGCAATGAGTTTGGTGCGGTCACCGGCCGTCCTCGCCGCTGCGGTTGGTTCGATGCGGTTTTGCTGCGCCGTTCCATCGAACTGAACAGTATCTCCGGGTTATGCCTAACCAAACTGGATGTGCTTGATGGCCTTGATGTCTTAAAAATTGCGGTAGCTTATCGTGATTGTGAAGGCAAACTGTTGACCCGTCCTCCGCAGTCCGCGGATGATTTTGCAGGCTTAGAGCCCGTCTATGAAGAATTTCCAGGCTGGCAGGAATCGACTGCGGACGCCACCTCCATTGAGCAATTACCAGCCAATGCCATTGCTTACATGAGACGCATTGAATTATTACTGGGTATCCCCGTTGCCATGTTGTCGACTGGGCCGGAGCGTGATTCCACGATTGTTTTTGAAGATCCTTTTTCGGCCTGA